One genomic window of Eggerthella timonensis includes the following:
- a CDS encoding stealth family protein → MSPVEDFPVDVVVTWVDGSDEGWAAERARYERSDSSIADDWAKGAIRFRDWNTLRYWFRGIEQNMPWVRYVHFVTYGHVPSWLDERNPHLRIVRHEDFIPSRYLPTFNSHTIELNFHRIPELAEHFVYFNDDVYALRPLAKSDLFKRGLPCDFAALNAPSRDRHNKLLMEVNNVAVINRHFRKNKVLRDHFFKWFNPKYGAKMLRTLCLLPWPRFTGFIEQHTVQTFLKSTFETLWKEEYDELDATCLTKFRAYENVTPWLIRDWQLVSGSFAPSDLRGRRYFKQSIDADMLAQVFGGQYSVVCINDVATAETFLSEREALVAAFDGVFPNKSSFER, encoded by the coding sequence GTGAGTCCCGTCGAAGATTTTCCCGTTGACGTTGTCGTTACCTGGGTTGACGGATCGGATGAGGGTTGGGCGGCGGAGCGCGCTCGCTACGAGCGGAGCGATTCGTCGATTGCAGATGATTGGGCGAAAGGAGCCATCCGGTTCCGCGATTGGAATACGCTGCGCTACTGGTTCAGGGGGATCGAGCAGAACATGCCCTGGGTGCGCTACGTGCATTTTGTCACGTACGGGCATGTTCCGTCCTGGCTGGACGAACGCAATCCGCACCTGCGTATCGTACGACATGAGGATTTCATCCCGAGTCGGTATCTCCCCACGTTCAACTCCCATACGATAGAGCTCAATTTCCATCGTATTCCGGAGCTTGCCGAGCACTTCGTGTACTTTAACGACGATGTGTACGCGCTGCGCCCTCTTGCGAAGAGCGACCTGTTCAAACGAGGCCTCCCGTGCGACTTCGCCGCCTTGAACGCCCCTTCTCGCGATCGGCACAACAAGTTGCTGATGGAGGTGAACAACGTTGCTGTAATCAACCGTCATTTCCGGAAAAACAAGGTGCTGCGGGATCACTTCTTCAAATGGTTCAATCCGAAATACGGTGCAAAGATGCTGAGGACGCTCTGCCTTCTGCCGTGGCCGAGGTTCACCGGATTCATCGAGCAGCATACGGTTCAGACCTTCCTCAAGAGTACGTTCGAGACGTTGTGGAAAGAGGAATATGACGAGCTCGACGCGACATGCTTGACGAAATTCCGCGCGTACGAGAATGTGACGCCCTGGCTTATCCGCGATTGGCAGTTGGTCTCGGGCTCGTTTGCGCCGAGCGATCTACGCGGCAGGCGCTATTTCAAGCAGTCCATTGATGCCGATATGCTTGCGCAGGTTTTCGGCGGTCAGTACTCCGTCGTATGCATAAACGACGTCGCGACAGCCGAGACTTTTCTTTCGGAG
- a CDS encoding sugar transferase — MAFAMDGATLSDECSVDPDEVGFAADGAALSGAEQHVAFAKKHEFEVGSVEFEQACRETDARSVGYRCVKRLVDVAVSLVVVAFLVLLWPLVLIVLAAAAVSAHANPVYVQKRVGQYGRTLNILKLRTMVGDSDDVEKYLDGKQLEQWRKERKVENDPRITKVGAFLRKTSLDEIPQFINVLLGHMSIIGPRPVSMEEIAWYGEDKMLALSCPQGITGWWQITDRNDAVWDDGSRQEAELYYVRHASLKLDAAIFIGTFKSITEKTGR, encoded by the coding sequence ATGGCTTTCGCCATGGATGGCGCTACGCTTTCGGATGAATGCTCGGTTGACCCGGACGAAGTAGGATTCGCCGCAGATGGAGCCGCTCTTTCCGGTGCAGAGCAGCACGTAGCGTTCGCCAAAAAGCATGAGTTCGAGGTGGGCAGCGTCGAATTCGAACAAGCGTGTCGTGAGACGGACGCGCGATCAGTGGGGTATCGATGCGTCAAGCGCTTGGTCGATGTCGCGGTGAGCCTGGTGGTCGTGGCCTTTCTCGTGCTGCTCTGGCCTCTTGTCCTGATTGTTCTGGCAGCAGCAGCGGTCTCCGCCCACGCAAATCCGGTGTACGTGCAGAAGCGCGTCGGACAGTACGGTCGGACGCTCAACATATTGAAGCTTCGCACCATGGTGGGCGATAGCGACGATGTCGAAAAATATCTCGACGGCAAACAGTTAGAGCAATGGCGCAAAGAGCGCAAGGTCGAGAACGATCCCCGTATCACGAAGGTGGGAGCGTTCCTGCGCAAGACCAGCCTTGACGAGATCCCCCAATTCATCAACGTGCTGCTGGGTCATATGAGCATCATCGGACCCCGTCCTGTCTCAATGGAAGAAATTGCGTGGTACGGGGAAGACAAGATGCTCGCGTTGTCGTGTCCGCAGGGAATCACGGGGTGGTGGCAGATAACGGATCGAAATGACGCCGTTTGGGACGATGGCAGTCGTCAGGAAGCGGAGCTGTACTACGTACGACATGCGAGTTTGAAGTTGGATGCGGCCATCTTCATCGGCACCTTCAAATCGATTACCGAGAAGACGGGAAGGTAG
- a CDS encoding LicD family protein, whose amino-acid sequence MQETVLEMAVCLDAICRKHDLRYSLAFGSLIGAVRHKGFIPWDDDIDVLMFRDDLDRFLRIAPDELPDYYEIQHFSLGNTRRYVTRIVDNRTLMRLDSYGERNDLAIWLDIFVLDGIPDGRFGRGLQYLRILWHKAMCAFASFEETVNRSRPGRSWWQQAIIEFCSITHFGSWMDIGERLEKYDVALRRYRCTEGEACFCGVGTYSGERQTWPRASLEDLVEYEFESAVLKGPRDYDSVLSATYGEYMVPPSEGHRAVHNVQVVKHPVFGGDGDEEDGVSVVG is encoded by the coding sequence GTGCAGGAAACGGTGTTGGAGATGGCCGTCTGCCTTGACGCGATATGCCGCAAGCACGATCTGCGCTACAGCCTTGCTTTCGGATCGCTGATCGGGGCGGTGCGGCACAAAGGGTTCATACCGTGGGACGACGATATCGATGTGCTCATGTTTCGCGATGACCTTGATCGCTTCCTTCGAATCGCTCCTGACGAATTGCCCGATTATTACGAGATTCAGCACTTTTCGTTGGGAAATACGCGACGCTATGTGACGCGAATCGTGGACAACCGCACCCTCATGCGACTCGATTCGTATGGCGAGCGGAACGATCTTGCCATCTGGCTGGACATTTTCGTCCTCGACGGCATTCCCGACGGACGTTTCGGTCGCGGTCTTCAGTATCTTCGCATCCTGTGGCATAAGGCGATGTGCGCCTTCGCTTCTTTCGAGGAGACGGTCAACCGATCAAGGCCCGGGCGCTCGTGGTGGCAGCAGGCCATCATCGAATTCTGCTCGATCACTCATTTCGGGAGTTGGATGGATATTGGTGAGCGATTGGAGAAATACGACGTTGCTCTCAGGCGCTACCGATGCACTGAGGGCGAGGCGTGCTTCTGCGGCGTGGGAACGTACTCCGGAGAACGTCAAACGTGGCCTCGAGCTTCTCTTGAGGATCTTGTCGAATACGAATTCGAATCTGCGGTGCTCAAAGGGCCGCGCGACTACGATTCGGTGCTTTCTGCAACGTACGGTGAGTACATGGTTCCCCCTTCGGAAGGGCATCGGGCCGTCCATAACGTGCAAGTGGTCAAGCATCCGGTGTTCGGTGGCGACGGCGACGAAGAGGATGGAGTGAGTGTTGTCGGATAA
- the loaP gene encoding antiterminator LoaP, whose amino-acid sequence MWYVAQVQAGRESSTLEMCRRLVPPSVMEDCFMPEYEVMWKIRGEWRLVKRLLFPGYLFFVTDDPEALHRELARVPMPIRLLGNEENSFFPLTGKERDWFLSFMDGTHTVRMSEGYIAGDKITVTRGPLMGFEGDIRKIDRHKRRAYIDVSLFGRTVPASVGLEIVRKSA is encoded by the coding sequence ATGTGGTACGTGGCGCAAGTGCAAGCTGGTCGTGAGTCCTCGACGCTCGAAATGTGCCGCCGTTTGGTACCCCCTTCCGTCATGGAGGACTGCTTCATGCCCGAATACGAGGTCATGTGGAAGATCCGCGGAGAATGGCGCCTGGTGAAGCGGCTGCTGTTCCCAGGGTACTTGTTCTTCGTGACCGACGATCCCGAGGCGCTCCATCGGGAGCTCGCCCGTGTTCCCATGCCTATCCGCCTGCTCGGCAACGAGGAGAACTCGTTCTTCCCGCTCACGGGCAAGGAGCGCGACTGGTTCCTGTCGTTCATGGACGGCACCCATACCGTGCGCATGAGCGAGGGGTACATCGCTGGCGACAAGATCACCGTCACGCGCGGCCCGCTCATGGGCTTCGAGGGCGACATCCGTAAAATCGACCGGCACAAGCGGCGCGCCTACATCGACGTGAGCCTGTTCGGCCGCACCGTCCCCGCCAGCGTCGGCCTGGAAATCGTGAGGAAGTCCGCATGA
- the tagD gene encoding glycerol-3-phosphate cytidylyltransferase, with the protein MERICMIGSGTWGIALARLMALQGHRVEVWSESAKKSMQLDRERSLPQLSGVRIPESVRFADDLERACKEATIIVCATASQYVRDVARTIARVADPSQIIVCATKGIESDTLFSMTAVIEDELKKAGSPCNALVAFSGPTHAEEVAHDMPSAIVAASAHRAAALRVQKAFSNEVFRVYTGSDVKGVELCGALKNVVALASGMAAGLGYGDNSRAALIARGIAEMTRLGVAAGCRAETSSGLAGVGDLVVTASSVHSRNHRAGFLIAGGMSVEEAVAEVGMVVEGLNALPAAVQLSARYGVDMPIVDAVQAVVSGCARPQSVVGALMTRRLTCEAYVRKQRTVMTYGTFDLLHYGHINLLRRARALGDRLIVAISTDEFNWNEKKKRCYFSYEQRKTMVEAVGYVDEVVPESSWDQKRRDMHAYDVDVFAMGDDWAGRFDFLKEEGVDVVYLPRTPEISTTQIKTDMSKGSKK; encoded by the coding sequence GTGGAGCGCATCTGCATGATAGGAAGCGGAACCTGGGGCATCGCGCTTGCTCGGCTGATGGCTCTCCAGGGACATCGGGTTGAGGTGTGGTCCGAAAGCGCGAAGAAATCGATGCAGTTGGATCGCGAACGGTCGCTGCCTCAGCTTTCCGGTGTGCGCATACCCGAGAGCGTGCGATTCGCGGACGATCTCGAGCGCGCCTGCAAAGAGGCGACGATCATCGTGTGCGCGACGGCGTCCCAATACGTTCGCGACGTCGCGAGGACGATTGCCCGCGTGGCGGATCCCTCCCAGATCATCGTCTGCGCGACGAAGGGAATAGAGTCGGATACCCTCTTCTCTATGACCGCGGTGATCGAGGATGAATTGAAGAAGGCGGGCTCTCCGTGCAATGCGCTTGTCGCCTTCTCCGGCCCTACGCACGCCGAGGAGGTTGCGCACGACATGCCGTCGGCTATCGTCGCGGCGAGCGCCCATCGCGCAGCTGCGCTTCGCGTGCAAAAGGCATTTTCCAACGAGGTCTTTCGCGTCTATACCGGTTCGGATGTCAAAGGGGTCGAGCTTTGCGGGGCGCTCAAGAACGTGGTTGCGCTGGCATCCGGCATGGCTGCGGGTTTGGGGTACGGGGACAACTCGCGTGCTGCGCTCATTGCGCGGGGCATCGCCGAGATGACCCGCCTCGGCGTCGCGGCGGGGTGCCGCGCAGAGACCTCTAGCGGCCTGGCCGGGGTGGGGGATCTGGTGGTTACCGCTTCGAGCGTGCATAGCAGGAATCACCGGGCCGGTTTTCTCATTGCCGGCGGCATGTCCGTCGAGGAGGCGGTCGCCGAGGTGGGCATGGTCGTCGAAGGCTTGAACGCGCTTCCTGCCGCTGTGCAGCTGTCCGCACGCTACGGTGTGGACATGCCGATCGTCGATGCCGTGCAAGCGGTCGTCAGCGGATGCGCGCGTCCTCAGAGCGTGGTTGGAGCGCTCATGACGCGCAGGCTTACCTGCGAGGCGTACGTGCGCAAGCAGAGAACGGTGATGACGTACGGAACGTTCGATCTCCTGCATTACGGCCATATCAACTTGCTCCGTCGTGCTCGTGCGCTGGGCGACCGCTTGATCGTGGCGATATCGACCGATGAGTTCAACTGGAACGAGAAGAAGAAACGCTGTTATTTCAGCTACGAACAGCGCAAAACCATGGTTGAAGCGGTCGGATACGTCGACGAAGTGGTGCCGGAGTCGAGCTGGGACCAGAAGCGCCGCGACATGCATGCCTACGACGTCGATGTGTTCGCCATGGGGGACGATTGGGCGGGACGGTTCGATTTCCTGAAAGAGGAAGGCGTGGACGTAGTCTATCTTCCTCGAACGCCTGAGATATCCACGACGCAGATAAAAACGGACATGTCAAAGGGGAGCAAGAAGTGA
- a CDS encoding helix-turn-helix domain-containing protein gives MRNTLQTKVGLRIKDLRASHDVSQERFANKIGMDRTYLASIEVGQRNVTLQNLAKIANGFDMTLSEFFEGIPRIDPNA, from the coding sequence ATGCGAAACACACTTCAAACAAAAGTCGGTCTGCGTATCAAGGACCTGCGCGCCTCCCACGACGTCAGCCAAGAGCGGTTCGCCAACAAAATCGGCATGGACCGCACTTATCTTGCCTCCATCGAGGTCGGGCAGCGCAACGTCACCTTGCAGAACCTTGCGAAGATCGCGAACGGATTCGACATGACGCTGTCCGAGTTTTTCGAGGGAATCCCCCGCATCGACCCGAACGCCTGA